The following are from one region of the Nicotiana tabacum cultivar K326 chromosome 3, ASM71507v2, whole genome shotgun sequence genome:
- the LOC107812082 gene encoding uncharacterized protein LOC107812082: protein MKREGRQHGMVRTYPILPSSWNPKPEPRYINKSNSPPTAGLFTKVSTKPCNHSKFTGKCGRPRCNSCHIHPAGKSKDKTKGTQKLKGRGDVVSNYRLITWRVVDSRPGLNFSGFSASGLLDHLDSDYSYYMDHDDDHGIYYDAPDGDYFNDEIGSELVVDSNWSTPGVEIEEIDECEDNGDDDEERMSFCEVGFVWEKVEEDGDWCVVEEM, encoded by the coding sequence ATGAAGAGAGAAGGTCGCCAACACGGTATGGTTCGTACTTACCCAATTTTACCTTCTTCTTGGAACCCAAAACCCGAGCCAAGGTACATCAACAAGTCCAATTCACCACCAACCGCTGGGCTTTTTACAAAGGTTTCAACTAAGCCCTGTAACCATTCCAAGTTCACAGGCAAGTGCGGTAGGCCCAGATGCAACAGCTGCCATATTCACCCAGCTGGAAAATCGAAGGACAAAACTAAAGGAACTCAAAAATTAAAGGGACGTGGCGACGTTGTTTCGAATTATAGGTTGATTACTTGGAGAGTTGTTGATTCCAGACCTGGGTTGAATTTTTCTGGGTTTTCGGCTTCTGGACTTTTGGATCATTTGGATAGTGATTATTCTTATTACATGGATCATGATGATGATCATGGAATTTACTATGATGCCCCTGATGGAGATTATTTTAACGACGAAATTGGATCGGAACTGGTAGTTGACTCCAATTGGTCAACACCTGGAGTTGAGATTGAGGAGATTGATGAATGTGAAGATAATggggatgatgatgaagaaagaaTGAGTTTCTGTGAGGTGGGATTTGTGTGGGAAAAAGTTGAAGAAGATGGAGATTGGTGTGTGGTGGAAGAAATGTAA